Proteins encoded in a region of the Anopheles aquasalis chromosome 2, idAnoAquaMG_Q_19, whole genome shotgun sequence genome:
- the LOC126572855 gene encoding uncharacterized protein LOC126572855 codes for MCTRIRKGIINPNYPGFQSLAYTLNEDNFYYSSENPSEDEEDSYVSESDDNEMKRRTDRTENDENGNTCDGSNGEDIPVSAVGVAVPPIVPSSPSKSCFRLSNNRSPLYASTNALSETHQYASPVRQPRLRHYSTDCSSPVLSTMAIMVDEKLDSYHRTGTYGCTPPDLVLQHSFDLRSITADSLNDDPLTAAVELSNAPRPDLIPERQLQLLELENKKNDLLKQEYGGIGGSERIEGQVIDGNEADEKVEEEVEGVESIDIEGNRTPPSPAVEIPHGRMDSVSNSDSCSTNFLRNLSFSPDIMLEDESRCYDSATDDSLSDDSDHDTDEGVFEYRAYGGSETREHHLDRYPSPPLMDADMLTPDSGGSEGSSPGEVQYHLVDDCSHQTVQITRSRRSNDLHPSPTNQYQLLQQYASPSPTAPIAVPGTTGMADHTPGADFAQPTSTKAIDDRNCEQDPARSASIYRKDAELSLEKPNSSGDDLDGKNASIPEAAVPIRQYQKVPKVNPFCDVMFPETIDPCDFFTKQAKLQIEARMALCQAKDMAHMQMEIVKRSLPLSPMTKVVHTAVEKAGLALAADKRRLSRYYLTRLNVTQLQTILVELQSHAEVLNEELVQLLMERDDLHISQDATLIDIEDLSRYLCAKEQTIMHAERQRKAYHWKANRTAKYGMDGSMPSTRPLHDGDTTPSSATAYRYH; via the exons ATGTGTACCAGGATTCGCAAGGGCATCATTAATCCCAATTATCCGGGCTTCCAATCGTTGGCGTATACGCTGAACGAAGACAACTTTTACTACAGCTCGGAGAACCCGtcggaggacgaggaagacTCGTACGTCTCGGAGTCGGACGACAATGAGATGAAGCGCAGGACGGATCGCACCGAGAATGACGAAAATGGGAACACGTGCGATGGGAGTAATGGTGAGGACATTCCGGTGTCAGCAGTAGGAGTAGCGGTGCCACCGATTGTACCCTCGAGCCCTAGTAAATCCTGCTTCCGGTTGAGCAACAACCGATCGCCACTTTACGCTTCAACGAATGCCCTTTCCGAGACACACCAGTACGCCAGTCCGGTTCGTCAACCAAGGCTCCGCCATTACTCCACCGACTGCAGCTCACCTGTTCTGTCCACGATGGCCATCATGGTGGACGAGAAGCTGGATTCGTATCACCGTACCGGAACGTACGGCTGTACTCCACCTGACCTTGTGCTGCAACATTCCTTCGACCTTCGGTCGATTACAGCTGATTCGCTGAATGATGATCCGTTGACGGCGGCCGTAGAGCTTTCAAATGCTCCACGACCAGATCTGATACCGGAAcgacagctgcagctgctggagttggaaaacaagaaaaacgatCTGCTCAAGCAAGAGTACGGGGGGATTGGGGGCAGCGAACGAATCGAAGGGCAAGTCATTGATGGTAATGAGGCTGATGAGAAGGTAGAGGAGGAAGTTGAAGGTGTGGAGAGTATAGATATCGAAGGCAATCGAACACCACCGTCCCCTGCAGTGGAGATACCGCATGGCAGAATGGACTCCGTGTCCAACAGCGACAGCTGCAGTACGAACTTCCTGCGCAATCTTTCTTTCTCACCGGACATTATGCTGGAAGACGAAAGCCGTTGCTACGACTCCGCCACGGACGATTCGCTATCGGATGATTCGGATCACGACACGGACGAAGGTGTGTTCGAGTATCGAGCGTACGGCGGGTCCGAGACTAGGGAGCATCACCTGGATCGCTATCCATCGCCACCGTTGATGGATGCGGACATGCTCACGCCGGACAGTGGCGGAAGCGAAGGATCGAGCCCTGGTGAGGTGCAGTACCATCTGGTGGACGATTGCTCACACCAAACGGTACAGATTACGCGATCCAGGCGATCCAATGATCTCCATCCATCTCCGACCAACCAGTACCAACTGCTGCAACAGTAcgcgtcaccgtcaccaaccGCTCCGATCGCTGTCCCTGGTACAACCGGAATGGCGGATCACACGCCGGGCGCTGATTTTGCTCAACCCACATCTACCAaagcgatcgatgatcgaaaCTGTGAGCAGGATCCCGCACGATCAGCTAGTATTTACCGCAAGGATGCAGAGCTATCGTTGGAGAAGCCTAATTCAAGCGGCGAC GATTTGGATGGCAAAAATGCATCAATTCCGGAAGCAGCTGTTCCTATCAGACAATACCAAAAAG TTCCCAAAGTGAATCCCTTCTGCGACGTTATGTTCCCGGAGACGATTGATCCGTGCGATTTCTTTACCAAACAAGCGAAGCTACAGATTGAAGCACGCATGGCACTGTGCCAGGCGAAGGATATGGCTCATATGCAAATGGAG ATCGTTAAACGAAGCTTGCCCCTATCTCCCATGACCAAGGTGGTCCATACGGCGGTGGAAAAGGCGGGACTAGCGCTAGCCGCTGATAAGCGCCGTTTGTCTCGCTACTATCTTACGCGATTGAATGTGACTCAGCTGCAAACGATCCTGGTTGAGCTGCAGAGTCACGCGGAAGTGCTCAATGAGGAGTTGGTACAGCTACTGATGGAACGGGATGATCTGCACATCAGCCAGGATGCGACCTTGATCGATATCGAGGATCTTTCGCGTTATCT CTGTGCCAAGGAACAAACGATCATGCATGCAGAAAGGCAGCGCAAAGCATACCACTGGAAAGCCAACAGGACAGCAAAGTATGGAATGGACGGAAGCATGCCTTCGACACGGCCATTGCATGATGGCGATACCACACCatcctcagcaacagcatatcGTTACCACTGA
- the LOC126572856 gene encoding U3 small nucleolar RNA-associated protein 15 homolog, with product MAQFKKTDAKIYSKTATIQSPDTIYWKKLGVPSLVKEFGAIDYIDFSPVEPYLFAVTASVRVQIYNPVTKLVVKNITKFQEGAHGGSFRKDGNLLVAGDDLGKVRLFDVSTKTFLRFFEGHKGPVHRTFFTSDGLHVASYSDDRTVRYWDIATEQGLSTFADHSDYVRAGCTSPVSPNIILSGGYDRKINMYDTRMKECVLSVDHGHPVESLLFLPSGGIFISAGGTSVNVYDALAGGRKLAQLSQHHKTVTCLQLANDGKRLLSGSLDRHVKVYDIATYQVVHTIDSSNAILSLGISKNDETLVTGLVDGLIAIYRREQDTREKDEPQKGRPRSSRYHQLFEAADEQLEEFRHERIEGHDRMLRQYEYSKALNAVMLPSVIGKWPEKTVALIKELIRRKGLHRALADRNQDFLMKFILFITRHIGDHRFTPTLVDAANVLLDVYEDKFTEFNGTIVGKSFVKLAIKLKEEERLVEEFLNVQGMLEMISVAADSTEPDTSDDASIAYDASLKAKNQTVISIE from the exons ATGGCACAGTTCAAGAAAACGGATGCGAAGATTTATTCTAAAACAGCCACCATCCAGTCGCCGGATACGATTTACTGGAAGAAACTAGGG GTACCGTCGCTGGTGAAAGAGTTCGGTGCGATCGACTATATCGACTTCTCACCGGTAGAGCCGTATCTGTTCGCGGTTACGGCTTCAGTGCGGGTGCAGATCTACAATCCGGTTACAAAGCTGGTGGTTAAGAACATCACCAAGTTCCAGGAGGGCGCTCACGGAGGTTCGTTTCGTAAGGACGGCAatctgctggtggccggcgaTGATCTCGGCAAGGTGCGGTTGTTCGATGTGTCTACGAAAACGTTCCTGCGCTTTTTCGAGGGCCACAAGGGACCGGTCCATCGAACGTTCTTCACCTCGGACGGTCTGCACGTGGCCAGCTACTCGGACGATCGCACAGTACGCTACTGGGACATTGCCACCGAGCAAGGGCTGAGCACGTTTGCGGACCACAGTGACTACGTGCGGGCCGGTTGTACCAGTCCGGTTAGCCCGAACATTATCCTGTCCGGTGGTTACGACCGTAAGATCAATATGTACGATACGCGCATGAAGGAGTGTGTCTTGAGCGTGGATCACGGCCATCCGGTGGAgtcgctgctgttcctgcCGAGCGGTGGTATCTTCATCAGTGCCGGCGGCACCTCCGTGAACGTGTACGATGCACTTGCTGGAGGCCGTAAGTTGGCGCAACTCTCACAGCACCACAAAACCGTCACCTGCCTGCAGCTGGCAAATGATGGTAAACGGTTGCTTTCGGGTAGTTTGGATCGCCACGTGAAGGTGTACGATATCGCTACCTACCAGGTGGTGCACACGATCGACAGCTCGAATGCGATCCTCAGTCTCGGTATTTCCAAGAACGACGAGACGCTGGTGACGGGGCTGGTCGATGGGTTGATCGCCATATATCGTCGCGAGCAGGATACGCGCGAAAAGGATGAACCGCAAAAGGGCCGACCGCGCAGTAGCCGATACCATCAGCTGTTTGAAGCGGCGGATGAGCAGTTGGAAGAATTCCGACATGAACGCATCGAAGGACACGATCGCATGTTGCGACAGTATGAGTACAGCAAGGCACTGAATGCCGTCATGCTACCCTCGGTCATTGGCAAGTGGCCAGAGAAGACGGTTGCTCTGATAAAAGAACTGATCCGGCGCAAAGGATTACATCGAGCGCTGGCTGACCGGAATCAAGATTTCCTCATGAAGTTCATACTCTTCATTACGCGTCACATCGGTGATCATCGATTCACACCGACGCTGGTCGATGCGGCCAACGTGCTGCTCGATGTGTACGAAGACAAGTTCACCGAATTCAACGGTACCATCGTTGGCAAAAGCTTCGTCAAGTTGGCTATCAAGCTGAAAGAGGAAGAGCGCCTTGTTGAGGAGTTCCTGAACGTACAAGGCATGCTGGAAATGATTTCCGTCGCCGCTGACTCCACAGAACCGGATACTAGCGATGATGCGAGCATAGCATACGATGCTTCTCTGAAAGCCAAAAATCAGACGGTGATTTCGATTGAATGA
- the LOC126572858 gene encoding protein kish gives MSALFNFQSLLSVVLLIVCTCTYLRSLFPSFIDRNKSGMLGLFWKFARIGERKSPYVSVACLVMAFSILFWS, from the exons ATG AGTGCTCTCTTCAACTTCCAAAGTCtgctgtcggtggtgctgctgatcgtgtgCACCTGCACCTACTTGCGCTCCCTATTTCCCAGTTTCATCGATCGCAACAAGTCGGG TATGCTTGGTCTGTTTTGGAAGTTTGCGCGGATCGGTGAACGAAAATCTCCCTACGTTTCGGTGGCGTGTCTCGTGATGGCATTTTCGATATTATTCTGGTCCTAG